One Mesorhizobium loti genomic window carries:
- a CDS encoding hybrid cluster protein-associated redox disulfide domain protein, with translation MRGLAAMKHKFSDDATMDEIMRMSPAAIRILLQNGMLCVGCPIASFHTISDAAREHEFDEEKLSCDLRNAVDGSD, from the coding sequence ATGCGCGGATTAGCAGCCATGAAACACAAATTCAGCGATGATGCGACGATGGACGAGATCATGAGGATGTCGCCGGCCGCTATTCGGATCTTGCTTCAAAACGGCATGCTTTGCGTCGGCTGTCCGATTGCATCGTTCCACACGATTTCGGATGCGGCGCGCGAGCATGAGTTCGATGAGGAAAAACTGAGCTGCGATCTGCGCAATGCGGTTGACGGTTCCGACTAG
- a CDS encoding cbb3-type cytochrome C oxidase subunit II, with protein sequence MALMDKHAIIEKNATLLLVGSLLVVTVGGIVEIAPLFYLDNTIEKVDGMRPYSPLELAGRNIYVREGCYLCHSQMIRPFRDEVERYGHYSLAAESMYDHPFQWGSKRTGPDLARVGDRYSNDWHVQHLSDPRSVVPESIMPKYAFLKDKRIEVKDFSTHLIANARVGVPYSDDMIANANADLMAQADPNADTSGLEKRYPKAKVGDFDGNPQQVTEMDALVAYLQMLGTLVDFKNYDEAAGYR encoded by the coding sequence ATGGCCTTGATGGACAAACACGCGATCATCGAGAAGAACGCCACCCTGCTTCTCGTCGGATCGTTGCTGGTCGTGACAGTCGGCGGTATCGTCGAAATCGCGCCGCTCTTCTACCTCGACAATACCATCGAGAAGGTCGATGGCATGCGGCCCTATTCGCCGCTCGAACTCGCCGGCCGCAACATCTATGTGCGAGAAGGTTGCTACCTCTGCCACAGCCAGATGATCAGGCCCTTCCGCGACGAGGTCGAGCGTTACGGCCACTACAGCCTGGCGGCCGAGTCGATGTACGATCACCCGTTCCAGTGGGGCTCAAAACGCACCGGCCCTGACCTTGCCCGGGTCGGCGACCGCTACTCGAACGACTGGCACGTCCAGCATCTTAGCGATCCGCGCTCGGTGGTGCCGGAATCGATCATGCCGAAATACGCGTTCCTGAAGGACAAGCGGATCGAGGTGAAGGACTTCTCGACGCATCTCATTGCGAACGCGCGCGTCGGTGTTCCCTATTCCGATGACATGATCGCCAACGCCAATGCTGATCTCATGGCGCAGGCCGACCCCAATGCCGACACGTCTGGCCTGGAAAAGCGCTATCCAAAGGCCAAGGTCGGCGACTTCGACGGCAATCCCCAGCAGGTCACCGAGATGGATGCCCTCGTGGCCTATCTCCAAATGCTCGGTACCCTCGTCGATTTCAAGAACTACGACGAAGCTGCCGGCTATCGCTAA
- a CDS encoding Crp/FNR family transcriptional regulator, producing MGSLDPSLIAGLPVFEGLRAADLDRIVGQARSLRIAKDHPVFEQEQEAHSFFLLLDGHVRVVKSTPDGQEVTVRYISPGELMGIAHALGRATYPANAVAAVDCVVLAWPSRLWSTFAADYPSFGANTYKAVGGRLQDAHTRVIEMATEQVEQRVAHALLKLAKQAGKKTEEGILIDFPITRQNIAEMTGTTLFTVSRLLSAWEEQQLVKGGRQKVTLVAPHQLLLIAEGRMHKS from the coding sequence GTGGGCAGCCTTGATCCGTCGCTCATTGCCGGGCTTCCCGTTTTTGAAGGCCTGCGAGCCGCGGATCTCGACCGCATTGTCGGTCAGGCCAGGTCGCTCCGGATCGCCAAGGACCATCCTGTGTTTGAGCAGGAGCAGGAAGCGCATTCGTTTTTCCTGCTGCTCGACGGACATGTGCGCGTCGTCAAATCGACCCCGGATGGTCAGGAGGTGACGGTGCGCTACATCAGTCCGGGCGAGTTGATGGGGATCGCTCACGCGTTGGGCCGTGCCACATATCCGGCAAATGCAGTTGCTGCCGTTGATTGCGTGGTTCTTGCCTGGCCAAGTCGCTTGTGGTCGACCTTCGCCGCTGATTACCCCAGTTTTGGCGCCAACACCTACAAGGCCGTCGGCGGCAGGCTTCAGGACGCACACACACGCGTCATCGAGATGGCCACAGAACAGGTGGAGCAGCGCGTGGCCCATGCCCTGCTCAAACTTGCCAAGCAAGCGGGCAAGAAGACAGAAGAAGGCATCCTGATCGACTTCCCGATTACGCGCCAGAACATAGCCGAGATGACAGGCACGACGCTGTTCACAGTGAGCCGATTGCTATCGGCATGGGAAGAACAGCAACTGGTCAAAGGCGGACGCCAGAAGGTGACGCTGGTCGCGCCGCACCAGCTCCTTCTGATTGCCGAAGGCAGAATGCACAAAAGCTAG
- a CDS encoding truncated hemoglobin, whose translation MTSKSILLEKVRPVADQPLLRPDVDRVAIAALVRKFYSKVRADLRLGPIFAREIVGDWEPHLEKMADFWCSVILKSGDYHGRPVPAHLKLKDVTEADFDIWLALFGETAAEVFAPETAVVFVERAQRIATSLKLAMFFRLGHTAPAGGQ comes from the coding sequence ATGACCTCGAAGTCGATCTTGCTTGAGAAGGTTCGCCCCGTCGCCGATCAGCCGCTTCTCCGGCCCGACGTCGACCGGGTGGCCATAGCAGCGTTGGTCCGCAAGTTCTATTCCAAGGTGAGAGCCGATCTGCGCCTCGGGCCTATCTTCGCTCGCGAGATTGTGGGCGATTGGGAGCCTCATCTGGAAAAGATGGCGGACTTCTGGTGCTCCGTCATCTTGAAAAGCGGCGACTACCATGGGCGGCCGGTGCCTGCTCACTTGAAGCTAAAGGATGTCACCGAGGCCGATTTCGATATCTGGCTAGCCCTCTTCGGCGAAACGGCGGCAGAGGTGTTTGCGCCCGAAACCGCGGTGGTGTTTGTCGAGCGGGCACAGCGGATAGCAACGAGCCTGAAGCTCGCCATGTTCTTTCGCCTTGGTCATACCGCCCCCGCAGGTGGCCAATAA
- a CDS encoding cytochrome c oxidase, cbb3-type, subunit I codes for MKFGREIFLLSLFAFGAFVAAGFGVDAPFRQHMWVLFLVLAGFTAILLRNTDFKPEVPVDPSAYMDGPIRYGAIATMFWGVVGMLVGVVIALQLAYPDLNIQPWLNFGRLRPLHTSGVVFAFGGNALLCTSLYVVQRTCRARLFGGNLAWFVFWGYQLFIVMAATGYLLGITESREYAEPEWYVDIWLTIVWVAYLILFLGTILKRKEPHIYVANWFYLSFIVTIAMLHVVNNLSMPASFLGSKSYSAFSGVQDALTQWWYGHNAVGFFLTAGFLGMMYYFVPKQANRPVYSYRLSIIHFWAIIFLYIWAGPHHLHYTALPDWAQTLGMVFSIMLWMPSWGGMINGLMTLSGAWDKIRTDPIIRMMVMAIAFYGMSTFEGPMMSIKTVNSLSHYTDWTIGHVHSGALGWVGMISFGAIYYMVPKLWNRERLYSLRLVTWHFWLATLGIVVYAAVMWVSGIMQGLMWREYDEQGFLVYSFAETVAAMHPYYVMRAIGGAMYLSGALLMAWNITMTILGHQREEQSLPGSEPALQPAE; via the coding sequence ATGAAGTTTGGCAGAGAGATTTTCCTTCTAAGCCTGTTTGCGTTCGGGGCATTTGTCGCCGCGGGCTTCGGCGTCGATGCGCCGTTCCGTCAGCACATGTGGGTGTTGTTCCTCGTGCTGGCCGGCTTCACCGCCATCCTCCTGCGCAACACGGATTTCAAGCCGGAGGTTCCGGTCGACCCTTCGGCCTATATGGATGGGCCGATCCGTTACGGCGCCATCGCCACCATGTTCTGGGGCGTTGTCGGCATGCTTGTCGGCGTCGTCATTGCTCTGCAGCTTGCCTACCCAGACCTCAACATCCAGCCATGGCTCAACTTCGGCCGCTTGCGGCCGCTGCACACATCCGGCGTGGTCTTTGCCTTCGGCGGCAACGCGCTGCTTTGCACGTCGTTGTATGTCGTACAACGCACCTGCCGTGCCCGCTTGTTCGGCGGCAATCTCGCCTGGTTTGTCTTCTGGGGCTATCAGCTCTTCATTGTCATGGCCGCGACCGGCTATCTGCTCGGCATCACCGAAAGCCGCGAATATGCCGAACCCGAATGGTATGTGGATATCTGGCTGACCATCGTCTGGGTCGCTTATCTCATCTTGTTCCTCGGCACGATCCTGAAGCGCAAGGAACCGCACATCTACGTCGCCAACTGGTTCTACCTGTCCTTCATCGTGACCATCGCGATGCTGCACGTGGTCAACAACCTGTCGATGCCGGCCTCGTTCCTGGGCTCGAAAAGTTATTCCGCCTTTTCCGGCGTGCAAGACGCCCTGACGCAATGGTGGTATGGCCACAACGCCGTCGGCTTCTTCCTCACCGCCGGCTTCCTCGGCATGATGTATTACTTCGTGCCCAAGCAGGCGAACCGACCGGTCTATTCCTACCGGCTGTCGATCATCCACTTCTGGGCGATCATCTTCCTCTACATCTGGGCCGGGCCGCATCACCTGCACTACACCGCCCTGCCCGACTGGGCGCAGACGCTTGGCATGGTGTTCTCAATCATGCTGTGGATGCCTTCCTGGGGCGGCATGATCAATGGCCTGATGACGCTGTCCGGCGCCTGGGACAAAATCCGCACCGACCCGATCATCCGCATGATGGTGATGGCCATCGCCTTCTACGGCATGTCGACCTTCGAAGGCCCGATGATGTCGATCAAGACGGTCAACTCGCTGTCGCACTATACGGACTGGACCATCGGCCATGTCCATTCCGGCGCGCTCGGCTGGGTCGGCATGATCTCATTCGGCGCGATCTATTACATGGTGCCGAAGCTCTGGAACCGTGAACGTCTCTATTCGCTGCGGCTGGTCACCTGGCACTTCTGGCTGGCGACACTTGGGATCGTCGTCTACGCCGCGGTCATGTGGGTTTCCGGCATCATGCAGGGCCTGATGTGGCGTGAATACGACGAGCAGGGCTTCCTGGTCTACTCCTTCGCCGAAACCGTGGCCGCCATGCATCCCTACTACGTCATGCGCGCCATCGGCGGCGCCATGTATCTCTCCGGCGCCCTTCTCATGGCCTGGAACATCACCATGACCATCCTCGGCCACCAGCGCGAGGAGCAATCATTGCCGGGCTCCGAGCCCGCCCTCCAGCCAGCCGAATGA
- a CDS encoding Crp/Fnr family transcriptional regulator: MEDTPALGRVLLEHTLRKLDEARNWMAALGRKTASEKVASFLLMIATNMDAANNPKGSTNFDLPLTRADIGDFLGLTIETVSRELTRLRTDGVIRIANKRHISLESLAKLDERCGD; this comes from the coding sequence ATGGAGGACACGCCGGCACTTGGGCGTGTCCTGCTGGAGCATACGCTCAGGAAACTCGACGAAGCACGCAATTGGATGGCGGCGCTCGGGCGCAAGACCGCCTCGGAAAAAGTCGCAAGCTTCCTGCTGATGATCGCCACAAACATGGATGCCGCGAACAATCCCAAAGGCTCGACAAATTTCGACCTGCCGCTCACGCGGGCGGATATCGGTGATTTCCTCGGATTGACGATCGAGACTGTGAGCCGCGAACTGACACGGCTGCGCACCGACGGCGTGATCCGGATTGCAAACAAGCGGCACATCAGCCTGGAGAGCCTCGCTAAGCTTGATGAACGCTGCGGAGATTGA
- a CDS encoding Cbb3-type cytochrome oxidase, subunit 3, with the protein MDYNLMREFADSWGLLVMALFFVGCVGFALRPGGRSQADEAARIPLKDD; encoded by the coding sequence ATGGACTACAATCTGATGCGGGAGTTCGCCGACAGTTGGGGACTGCTCGTCATGGCGCTTTTTTTCGTCGGCTGCGTTGGCTTCGCGCTGCGACCGGGTGGTCGCAGCCAAGCCGATGAAGCCGCCCGCATTCCCCTCAAGGACGACTGA
- a CDS encoding cytochrome-c oxidase subunit FixP, whose product MSSEHIDDVSGIPTTGHEWDGIKELNNPLPRWWVITFYITIAWAIGYMIAYPAWPLLSSATKGVLGYSSRNEVKNELAAAEAAKGKFVTAIQDKSVSEILSDDALREFAVAAGAATFKVNCVQCHGSGAQGSKGFPNLNDDDWLWGGKPDQIQQTIMHGIRFTSDPDTRQSEMPVFADIITPDQIAQVSAYVASLSGKVGDASLVTPGAKVFADNCVACHGANAKGNKEFGAPDLTDAIWLYGSGETAIAAQVRAPKHGVMPAWLGRLGDTKVKELAVYVHSLGGGE is encoded by the coding sequence ATGAGCTCAGAACACATTGATGACGTGTCGGGCATCCCGACCACCGGTCATGAGTGGGATGGCATCAAGGAACTCAACAACCCGCTTCCTCGCTGGTGGGTGATAACCTTCTACATTACCATCGCATGGGCGATCGGTTACATGATCGCCTATCCGGCTTGGCCATTGCTGTCGTCGGCGACGAAGGGCGTTCTGGGCTATTCCTCCCGCAACGAGGTGAAGAATGAGCTCGCCGCTGCGGAAGCAGCCAAAGGCAAATTTGTCACCGCCATCCAGGACAAGTCCGTTTCGGAAATCTTGAGTGACGACGCGTTGCGCGAATTCGCGGTTGCGGCCGGCGCAGCCACGTTCAAGGTCAATTGCGTCCAGTGCCATGGCTCGGGCGCGCAAGGATCGAAGGGCTTTCCGAACCTCAACGACGACGACTGGCTATGGGGCGGGAAGCCCGACCAGATCCAGCAGACGATCATGCATGGCATCCGCTTCACGTCCGACCCGGACACAAGGCAATCTGAGATGCCCGTTTTCGCCGACATCATTACGCCTGACCAGATCGCTCAGGTCAGCGCCTATGTTGCCAGCCTCTCGGGCAAGGTCGGGGATGCGAGCCTGGTCACGCCCGGCGCCAAGGTCTTCGCGGACAATTGCGTGGCCTGCCACGGCGCCAACGCCAAGGGTAACAAGGAGTTTGGCGCACCCGACCTGACCGACGCCATCTGGCTCTATGGATCGGGCGAGACGGCCATCGCCGCGCAAGTGCGTGCGCCCAAGCACGGCGTCATGCCGGCCTGGCTTGGTCGCCTGGGCGATACCAAGGTCAAGGAGCTGGCGGTCTATGTGCATTCGCTTGGCGGTGGAGAATAG
- a CDS encoding coproporphyrinogen III oxidase gives MQPKTANDAPALVTANPAENVPRYTSYPTAPHFHPGVDAVVVRGWMDALEGDDEISLYLHIPYCDRLCWFCACHTKHTRHYAPVAIFLDSLHREIETVGHLVRDRGKVRAVHFGGGSPTTLRPQDILALGKALRDRFDFLAGASLSVELDPNDMDEGRLDAFAAIGMTRASLGVQDFDPKVQKAINREQSFALTKSVVDAVRERGVGSVNLDLLYGLPHQTCESVATTVAQALTLAPDRIALFGYAHVPWFKKHQTMIDEAWLPDPAARLAQSQLAARLIVDAGYEMLGLDHFARPDDALAVAARAGRIRRNFQGYTEDQCETLIGLGPSSISRFRQGYAQNIVATGKYEKVVNSGELAIARGIELSVDDQARAWAIERLMCQFTFSAVELVERFGAAGQTLLCEASRLAIGSAGHLLRLDGERFVVPEESRPLVRTVAAKFDKYLRNGIGRHSLAV, from the coding sequence ATGCAACCGAAAACAGCCAACGACGCGCCCGCCCTTGTGACTGCCAATCCGGCTGAAAACGTGCCCCGCTACACAAGTTACCCGACGGCGCCGCACTTTCATCCGGGCGTCGATGCGGTAGTGGTACGCGGATGGATGGATGCCCTCGAAGGCGATGACGAGATATCGCTCTATCTGCATATCCCGTATTGCGACCGGCTCTGCTGGTTCTGTGCCTGCCACACGAAGCATACCCGTCACTATGCCCCGGTTGCCATTTTCCTGGACTCCCTGCACAGGGAAATCGAAACTGTCGGCCATCTTGTGCGCGACCGGGGAAAAGTCCGTGCGGTGCATTTCGGGGGCGGTTCGCCCACCACGCTTAGACCGCAAGATATCCTTGCGCTGGGAAAGGCTCTGCGGGACCGGTTCGACTTTCTCGCCGGCGCCAGTCTCAGCGTCGAGCTTGATCCAAACGATATGGACGAAGGGCGCCTCGATGCCTTCGCCGCGATCGGCATGACGCGAGCCAGTCTTGGCGTCCAGGACTTCGATCCCAAAGTGCAGAAGGCGATCAATCGCGAGCAGAGCTTTGCGCTGACCAAAAGCGTCGTGGATGCGGTGCGCGAACGAGGTGTCGGCTCGGTCAATCTGGACTTGCTCTACGGGTTGCCGCATCAGACGTGCGAGAGTGTTGCGACCACTGTCGCCCAGGCTCTCACGCTCGCCCCCGACAGGATTGCGCTGTTTGGCTATGCGCATGTGCCATGGTTCAAGAAGCATCAGACGATGATCGACGAGGCTTGGTTGCCTGATCCCGCCGCGCGTCTGGCGCAGTCGCAGCTTGCCGCAAGATTGATCGTCGACGCAGGCTACGAGATGCTGGGCCTCGACCATTTCGCCAGGCCGGACGATGCGCTGGCCGTTGCTGCCCGCGCCGGAAGAATCCGCCGCAATTTCCAGGGCTATACTGAGGACCAGTGCGAAACCCTGATAGGTCTTGGCCCTTCGTCGATCAGTCGATTCCGCCAGGGCTACGCACAGAATATCGTCGCGACCGGCAAGTACGAAAAAGTAGTGAATTCAGGAGAGCTGGCGATAGCCCGCGGCATCGAGTTGAGCGTCGATGATCAGGCGCGGGCATGGGCCATCGAGCGTCTAATGTGCCAGTTCACCTTCTCGGCGGTGGAGCTTGTCGAACGCTTTGGAGCGGCCGGTCAAACGCTTTTGTGTGAAGCCAGCCGGCTGGCCATCGGCAGTGCCGGCCACCTTCTTCGCCTCGATGGTGAGAGGTTCGTCGTACCGGAGGAAAGTCGCCCGCTCGTCAGGACGGTGGCGGCGAAATTCGACAAATATCTGCGAAATGGAATTGGCAGGCACTCGCTAGCGGTTTGA
- a CDS encoding pseudoazurin has product MKLPLIAAAVALLSLAGAANAEEHVVQMLNKGEKGAMVFQPAFIRAAPGDTIKFVPTDKSHDAETIKDMIPDGAEPFKGKPSEEITVTLTKEGFYGVKCAPHYGMGMVALILVGKPVNLDAAQAVKQIGKAKPVFAELFAEASKAAAN; this is encoded by the coding sequence ATGAAACTGCCCCTGATCGCCGCGGCTGTCGCGCTGCTCTCCCTTGCCGGCGCGGCAAATGCCGAAGAACACGTCGTGCAGATGCTGAACAAGGGAGAGAAGGGTGCGATGGTCTTCCAGCCCGCCTTCATCCGTGCGGCGCCCGGAGACACGATCAAGTTTGTTCCGACCGACAAGTCCCACGACGCCGAGACTATCAAGGACATGATCCCGGACGGCGCCGAGCCTTTCAAGGGAAAGCCCAGCGAAGAAATTACCGTGACCCTCACCAAGGAGGGCTTCTACGGCGTCAAGTGCGCGCCCCATTATGGCATGGGCATGGTGGCCCTGATCCTGGTCGGCAAGCCTGTCAACCTGGACGCGGCACAGGCCGTCAAGCAGATCGGGAAGGCCAAGCCGGTGTTCGCCGAACTGTTCGCTGAGGCCAGCAAGGCCGCAGCCAACTAG
- a CDS encoding NnrS protein encodes MAIPRTRPGAYPAILSNGFRPFFLLGSLFGGGAILFWLPLYDGKLETFSAFSAVDWHVHELLFGYLAAVVTGFLLTAIPNWTGRLPLQGFPLLGLVVLWSAGRVAVFFSAETGWLLGAVVDCAFLLAVVIAAAVEIVAGRNWRNLKVLLLVTVLLAANVMFHAEAHTQGVTDTSRRLGLGAAIVLVMIIAGRIIPSFTRNWLARERPGRLPVPFGRFDAATILLSAFALLGWTFFPDHAVTGSILITAAILNAIRLARWAGDRTLRDPLVLILHASFAFVPIGLFLAGLATFVPEEVPAAAGIHAFGVGALASMTLAVMSRATLGHTGRELRATIGTCVVFAAILLAAMLRILAAFAPAVATLLHMAAALWIVAFIGYAVLFGRMLVMPRLQARRPANAA; translated from the coding sequence ATGGCAATTCCACGCACGCGTCCGGGCGCCTACCCGGCCATTCTCTCCAACGGCTTCCGGCCGTTCTTCTTGCTAGGCTCGCTGTTTGGCGGCGGCGCGATCCTCTTCTGGCTGCCATTGTACGACGGCAAGCTCGAAACCTTCAGCGCCTTCTCGGCAGTGGACTGGCATGTGCATGAGTTGCTGTTCGGCTATCTGGCTGCGGTCGTGACCGGTTTCCTGCTGACCGCGATACCCAACTGGACAGGAAGGCTGCCTTTGCAGGGCTTTCCGCTGCTGGGCCTGGTGGTGCTCTGGTCCGCGGGTCGGGTCGCCGTCTTCTTTTCGGCTGAGACGGGCTGGCTGCTCGGCGCCGTCGTCGATTGCGCTTTCCTCCTTGCGGTTGTCATCGCCGCCGCGGTGGAAATCGTGGCGGGCAGAAACTGGAGAAATCTGAAGGTCTTGCTCCTAGTTACCGTGCTTCTGGCGGCAAATGTGATGTTTCATGCCGAGGCGCACACTCAAGGCGTGACGGACACCAGCCGCCGGCTCGGCCTTGGCGCTGCAATCGTGCTGGTCATGATCATAGCCGGCCGGATCATCCCCTCCTTCACCCGCAATTGGCTGGCGCGTGAGCGGCCAGGGCGCCTGCCGGTGCCGTTCGGCAGGTTCGATGCGGCGACAATCCTGCTCTCGGCTTTCGCGCTGCTTGGGTGGACGTTCTTTCCTGACCACGCAGTCACCGGGTCGATATTAATCACGGCGGCGATCCTCAATGCCATTCGGCTTGCCCGCTGGGCTGGAGACCGCACACTGCGCGATCCTCTGGTGTTGATCCTTCATGCATCATTCGCCTTCGTCCCGATCGGACTCTTCCTGGCTGGCCTCGCCACTTTCGTTCCGGAGGAAGTGCCTGCGGCAGCAGGCATTCACGCGTTCGGCGTCGGAGCATTGGCCTCCATGACGCTTGCGGTCATGTCGCGCGCAACACTCGGCCACACTGGCCGCGAGTTGCGGGCGACCATCGGCACCTGCGTGGTCTTCGCCGCGATCCTGCTTGCGGCAATGTTGCGGATACTGGCGGCTTTCGCGCCAGCGGTCGCGACGCTGCTGCATATGGCGGCGGCGCTTTGGATAGTCGCGTTCATTGGCTATGCGGTGCTGTTCGGGCGAATGCTCGTTATGCCGCGTTTGCAAGCCCGTCGTCCTGCAAACGCGGCCTGA
- a CDS encoding nitrite reductase, copper-containing: MAPPFVHAHDQVAKGGPKVVEFTMKIEEKPVVIDADGTQLNAMTYNGSIPGPLMVVHEGDYLELTLINPDTNTLAHNIDFHAATGALGGGALTLINPGEQVTLRFKATRAGTFVYHCAPGGAMIPWHVVSGMSGTVMVLPRDGLKDDKGKPIRYDRIYYVGENDFYIPRDDQGKFKKYDSAGDNYDDTVKVMRGLIPTHVVFNGKAGSLTGENAMKAKVGETVLIIHSQANRDTRPHLIGGHGDFVWEQGKFANPPARDLETWFIRGGSAGAALYTFLQPGVYAYVNHNLIEAVELGATAHFTVDGGSWNDDLMMQVEAPKAIAS; encoded by the coding sequence GTGGCGCCGCCTTTCGTGCATGCCCATGACCAGGTTGCCAAAGGCGGCCCGAAGGTCGTCGAATTCACCATGAAGATCGAAGAGAAGCCTGTCGTCATCGACGCCGACGGCACGCAGCTCAACGCTATGACCTACAACGGCTCAATCCCGGGCCCGCTGATGGTCGTCCATGAAGGCGACTACCTCGAGCTGACGCTGATCAATCCTGATACCAATACGCTTGCGCACAACATCGACTTCCACGCCGCAACCGGCGCGCTCGGCGGCGGCGCGCTGACGCTGATCAATCCCGGCGAGCAGGTAACGTTGCGGTTCAAGGCCACCCGGGCCGGCACGTTCGTTTATCATTGCGCGCCCGGCGGCGCGATGATCCCATGGCACGTCGTGTCCGGCATGAGCGGCACCGTCATGGTCCTGCCTCGCGATGGCCTGAAGGACGACAAGGGCAAACCCATTCGCTACGACCGCATCTACTATGTCGGCGAAAACGACTTCTACATCCCGCGCGACGACCAGGGAAAATTCAAGAAGTACGACTCGGCCGGCGACAATTACGACGACACGGTCAAGGTGATGCGCGGCTTGATTCCCACCCATGTCGTCTTCAACGGCAAGGCAGGATCGCTGACGGGCGAAAATGCGATGAAGGCGAAGGTCGGTGAAACGGTCCTGATCATTCATTCCCAGGCCAATCGCGATACCCGCCCTCACCTTATCGGCGGCCATGGCGATTTCGTCTGGGAACAGGGCAAGTTCGCCAATCCGCCGGCAAGGGATCTCGAAACCTGGTTCATTCGCGGCGGATCGGCCGGCGCGGCGCTCTACACGTTCCTGCAGCCTGGCGTCTACGCCTATGTGAACCACAATCTGATCGAAGCGGTCGAACTGGGAGCCACAGCGCACTTTACGGTCGACGGCGGCAGCTGGAACGACGACCTGATGATGCAGGTCGAGGCGCCCAAGGCAATTGCCTCCTGA
- a CDS encoding Crp/Fnr family transcriptional regulator, with the protein MTIRQDVHGAGVPVLCQSCEARHRGVCGALEPEQLVELARTSSRRGVQPGIELVGDAEAVECYSNVLSGVVKLTKSLPDGRQQIVGLQFAPDFLGRPFKAESSINADAATEVSLCSFPKTVVERMMKDTPELEHRLLEQALNELDEARSWMVALGRKTASEKVASFLLMIARNIDPATDAGPMSYDLPLTRADIADFLGLTIETVSRQLTRLRAEGVIRIENHRHIIVDGLSRLEQRCGG; encoded by the coding sequence ATGACGATCAGACAGGATGTCCACGGTGCCGGCGTTCCCGTGCTTTGCCAATCCTGCGAAGCACGCCATCGCGGCGTTTGCGGCGCCCTCGAGCCCGAGCAATTGGTCGAGTTGGCCAGGACCTCGTCGAGGCGTGGCGTTCAGCCCGGCATTGAACTCGTTGGCGATGCAGAAGCGGTCGAATGCTATTCGAATGTGCTTTCCGGAGTGGTCAAGTTGACGAAAAGCCTTCCAGACGGAAGACAGCAGATCGTCGGGCTCCAGTTCGCACCGGATTTCCTGGGGCGGCCATTCAAGGCGGAAAGTTCTATCAATGCCGATGCCGCGACGGAGGTGTCGCTGTGCTCGTTTCCAAAGACCGTCGTCGAGCGAATGATGAAAGACACACCGGAGCTGGAGCACCGTCTGCTCGAGCAGGCGTTGAACGAGCTTGACGAGGCGCGCAGCTGGATGGTGGCATTGGGACGCAAGACCGCCTCGGAAAAGGTCGCCAGTTTTCTTCTGATGATCGCCCGCAACATCGATCCCGCCACTGATGCCGGGCCGATGAGTTACGATCTGCCGCTGACACGCGCCGACATCGCTGACTTCCTCGGGCTGACGATCGAGACGGTGAGCCGCCAGTTGACCAGGTTGCGAGCCGAGGGAGTGATCCGCATCGAAAACCACCGGCACATAATCGTCGACGGCTTGAGCCGGCTGGAGCAGCGCTGCGGTGGTTGA